The following are encoded in a window of Campylobacter concisus ATCC 51562 genomic DNA:
- a CDS encoding multiheme c-type cytochrome, with protein sequence MFKKSLMLLACLMSFGFAANMDANKSDALNLNVVKNIKVAHKMSDLSKSCVECHAKETPGIVADWKNSRHAHVGVSCMDCHSVNADNPMASVKVHPKDSNNHVSMLVSPKTCAKCHENEVEEFVKSGHARGAMQMYANPAMVKLMYHYEGMDHPEYKMAPDATGCTQCHGTVIKLDADHKPTKETWPNYGIGNVYPDGGVGGCKSCHSAHTFSIAEARKPAACASCHLGPDHPDIEIFNNSMHGHIYNSEAHKWNFDAAPDTWDVPDFRAPTCAACHMSGVGETTTTHNVSRRLKWNLWGVSSKLRTAGDEQAAVVYEKTGKLTIGTPLAGHPNGPEAARAEMKLVCKACHTSTHTDNFFIMGDKQVELYNVYNAEATKMLEELKAKNLLLADAWEDEFQDVYYHMWHHEGRRMRQGALMGGPDYSHWHGVFEVKNDIRKLREIHKQRMETGKVK encoded by the coding sequence ATGTTTAAAAAGTCGCTAATGTTATTAGCCTGTCTAATGTCTTTTGGCTTTGCCGCAAACATGGATGCAAATAAATCTGACGCTTTAAACCTTAATGTTGTAAAAAACATTAAAGTTGCTCACAAAATGTCAGACTTATCAAAAAGCTGTGTTGAGTGCCACGCTAAAGAGACACCCGGCATAGTTGCCGATTGGAAAAATAGTCGCCACGCTCACGTTGGCGTAAGTTGTATGGATTGTCACTCTGTAAATGCAGATAATCCTATGGCTTCAGTTAAGGTGCATCCAAAAGATTCTAACAACCATGTTTCAATGCTAGTTAGCCCAAAAACTTGTGCTAAGTGTCACGAAAATGAGGTTGAAGAATTTGTTAAGAGTGGTCACGCAAGAGGTGCTATGCAAATGTATGCTAACCCTGCGATGGTAAAACTAATGTATCACTATGAAGGTATGGATCATCCAGAATACAAAATGGCTCCAGACGCTACTGGTTGTACACAGTGCCACGGAACCGTCATCAAACTAGACGCTGATCACAAACCTACAAAAGAGACTTGGCCAAACTACGGTATAGGTAATGTTTATCCTGATGGTGGCGTAGGCGGATGTAAATCATGCCACAGCGCACACACATTTAGCATAGCTGAAGCTAGAAAACCAGCTGCTTGTGCATCTTGCCACCTTGGACCTGATCACCCAGATATTGAGATCTTTAACAACTCAATGCACGGACATATCTATAATAGCGAAGCTCACAAATGGAATTTTGATGCTGCTCCTGATACATGGGATGTACCAGACTTTAGAGCTCCAACTTGTGCAGCTTGCCACATGAGTGGTGTTGGTGAAACAACAACAACTCACAATGTTTCAAGAAGACTAAAATGGAACCTATGGGGCGTCAGCAGTAAGCTAAGAACAGCTGGTGATGAACAAGCTGCTGTTGTTTACGAAAAAACTGGCAAACTAACCATAGGAACGCCACTTGCAGGTCATCCAAATGGACCAGAAGCAGCAAGAGCTGAGATGAAGCTAGTTTGTAAAGCTTGCCATACATCAACTCATACAGATAACTTCTTCATTATGGGTGATAAGCAAGTAGAGCTTTATAACGTTTACAATGCTGAAGCAACTAAGATGCTTGAAGAGTTGAAAGCTAAAAACTTACTACTCGCAGACGCTTGGGAAGATGAATTCCAAGATGTTTACTATCATATGTGGCACCACGAAGGTCGTCGTATGAGACAAGGCGCTCTAATGGGTGGTCCTGACTACTCACACTGGCATGGTGTATTCGAAGTTAAAAATGATATTAGAAAACTTCGTGAGATACACAAACAAAGAATGGAAACTGGTAAAGTTAAATAA
- a CDS encoding cytochrome c3 family protein: MAEVKKKFFVWSSVIIGIVIGLIASMGIADALHATGSGYICTICHTMDPMNAAYHEDVHGGNNKLGIKAECSACHLNHTSAYTYVLTKLKVSINDGYKTFFTDTDKIDWRKKREHASHFVYDSGCLTCHSNLKNVIQAGKSFLPHRDYFVLGNPNKKSCVDCHEHVGHKNLGLQIDKFEAIKKQENNKTK; the protein is encoded by the coding sequence TTGGCTGAAGTTAAGAAGAAATTTTTTGTTTGGTCATCTGTTATTATCGGCATTGTGATCGGACTTATTGCGTCTATGGGTATTGCTGATGCACTTCATGCAACTGGTAGCGGCTACATCTGTACCATTTGCCACACTATGGATCCTATGAATGCTGCATATCATGAAGATGTACACGGTGGCAATAACAAGCTTGGCATAAAAGCTGAATGTTCAGCCTGTCACCTAAATCATACAAGTGCCTATACCTATGTACTTACAAAACTTAAAGTATCGATAAATGATGGTTATAAGACATTTTTTACAGATACGGACAAGATCGACTGGCGCAAAAAACGCGAGCATGCATCTCACTTTGTCTATGATAGTGGATGTTTAACTTGCCACTCAAATTTAAAAAATGTTATTCAAGCTGGTAAATCATTCTTGCCACATAGAGATTATTTCGTTCTTGGAAATCCTAATAAAAAATCATGTGTTGACTGCCACGAGCACGTTGGTCACAAGAATTTAGGACTACAAATCGATAAATTTGAAGCAATTAAAAAACAAGAAAACAATAAAACCAAGTAA
- a CDS encoding Crp/Fnr family transcriptional regulator — protein MIEQIPFFQGLSAEDLAKLEAISVVKKYKKGEFLFIEGEEPKWLTFLITGSVKLYKTTANGKEIFIHQLAPMNFVAEVVNFENIPYPASAIFTISGEVLKINYEKFEAQFLTKPEICMKFLKSMAQKIRITTNLLHQELILSSEEKVARFILNHEDLFNELKHTKISSILNMTPETFSRILNKFKTNGLVKLDEKNQILEKDVGGLQEIYSY, from the coding sequence ATGATAGAACAAATCCCATTTTTCCAAGGTCTTAGCGCCGAGGATCTAGCCAAACTTGAAGCAATAAGTGTTGTTAAAAAATACAAAAAAGGCGAGTTTTTATTTATAGAGGGCGAGGAGCCAAAGTGGCTTACATTTTTGATAACTGGCTCGGTTAAACTTTATAAAACTACGGCAAATGGTAAAGAAATTTTTATCCATCAGCTTGCGCCTATGAATTTTGTAGCTGAAGTCGTAAATTTTGAAAATATCCCTTATCCAGCAAGCGCCATTTTTACTATCTCTGGCGAGGTTTTAAAGATAAATTATGAAAAATTTGAAGCACAATTTTTAACAAAGCCAGAAATTTGCATGAAATTTCTAAAATCAATGGCGCAAAAGATAAGAATAACAACAAATTTACTCCACCAAGAACTAATACTAAGCTCCGAAGAGAAGGTGGCTAGGTTCATTTTAAATCATGAAGATCTATTTAATGAGCTAAAGCATACAAAAATTTCATCAATACTCAATATGACGCCAGAAACTTTTTCGAGAATTTTAAATAAATTTAAAACAAATGGTTTGGTTAAACTTGATGAGAAGAACCAAATTCTGGAAAAAGATGTAGGTGGCCTACAAGAAATTTATTCTTATTGA
- the mscL gene encoding large-conductance mechanosensitive channel protein MscL: MSFISEFKEFAMRGNVIDMAVGVVIGGAFGKIVSSLVGDIIMPVVGVITGGVNFTDLKLTLKEAVDSAPAVTINYGSFIQTMVDFLIIAFCIFCVIKALNTLKNKLPKEEEAAPAEPETPADIALLTEIRDLLKK, encoded by the coding sequence ATGAGTTTTATCAGCGAATTTAAAGAATTTGCGATGCGCGGAAATGTCATAGATATGGCAGTTGGTGTTGTTATCGGTGGGGCATTTGGAAAGATCGTTTCATCGCTAGTTGGTGATATTATTATGCCAGTGGTTGGCGTTATAACAGGCGGTGTAAATTTCACTGATCTTAAGCTAACACTAAAAGAAGCAGTTGATAGTGCGCCTGCTGTTACGATAAACTATGGCTCATTTATACAAACAATGGTTGATTTTTTAATCATTGCATTTTGTATTTTTTGCGTTATCAAAGCTTTAAATACACTTAAAAATAAACTACCAAAAGAAGAAGAGGCAGCTCCTGCAGAGCCTGAAACTCCAGCCGACATTGCACTTTTAACTGAGATCAGAGATCTTCTTAAAAAATAA
- the gltX gene encoding glutamate--tRNA ligase: MYRFAPSPTGDMHIGNLRAAIFNYICSLQDKSGFILRIEDTDKERNIEGKEKDILEILSKFGIKPEQIYIQSENLKFHRQLASKLLIDKKAFACFCTEEELEAKKQKAKEQGVAYRYDGTCERLSDAEVLNCEKPFVIRMKKPTRTMSFTDAIKGELSFEPDAVDSFVIMRADKTPTYNFACAVDDMLEGVTFVIRGEDHVSNTPKQDLIREGLGYTGKMNYAHLPILLNIEGKKMSKRENESSVKWLFEQGFLPEAIANYLILLGNKTPTEIFTIEDAVKWFDITKISRSPARFDVKKLEQINREHIKLASKERIKEIFGVDDSKVELVKFYTQESSLVPEIKAKVEAIYSPKIAPDEYKNEFEIIKKAAHNLKPCESFDEFKKELMSATNLKGKNFFMPLRALLTNDLHGPELSELYPLIKDDLAKILI; the protein is encoded by the coding sequence ATGTATCGTTTTGCACCCTCTCCAACAGGAGATATGCACATAGGAAATTTACGTGCTGCTATTTTCAACTATATTTGTTCTTTGCAAGATAAAAGTGGTTTTATTTTACGCATAGAAGATACCGACAAAGAGCGAAATATCGAGGGAAAAGAGAAAGATATCTTAGAAATTTTGAGCAAATTTGGCATAAAACCAGAGCAAATTTACATCCAAAGTGAAAATTTAAAATTCCACAGACAGCTTGCATCAAAGCTTCTCATCGATAAAAAGGCATTTGCTTGCTTTTGCACCGAAGAAGAGCTCGAAGCAAAAAAACAAAAAGCAAAAGAGCAAGGCGTGGCATATAGATATGACGGCACCTGCGAGAGGCTAAGCGACGCTGAAGTTTTAAACTGCGAGAAGCCATTTGTCATCCGCATGAAAAAACCAACACGTACGATGAGTTTTACAGACGCGATCAAAGGCGAGCTAAGCTTCGAGCCAGACGCTGTTGATAGCTTTGTCATCATGAGAGCAGACAAAACTCCAACTTATAACTTCGCCTGCGCGGTTGATGATATGCTTGAGGGCGTAACCTTTGTCATACGCGGCGAGGATCACGTGAGCAACACACCAAAGCAAGACCTCATACGTGAGGGGCTTGGCTACACTGGCAAGATGAACTACGCGCATTTGCCTATCCTTTTAAATATAGAGGGTAAAAAAATGAGCAAACGCGAGAACGAATCAAGCGTAAAATGGCTCTTTGAGCAGGGATTTTTACCTGAGGCGATCGCAAACTATCTGATACTTCTTGGCAATAAAACTCCAACTGAAATTTTTACGATCGAAGATGCGGTAAAGTGGTTTGATATAACCAAAATTTCACGCTCGCCTGCTAGATTTGACGTGAAAAAGCTTGAGCAGATAAATAGAGAGCACATCAAGCTTGCTTCAAAAGAGCGCATAAAAGAGATCTTTGGCGTGGATGATAGCAAGGTTGAGCTAGTTAAATTTTACACTCAAGAAAGCTCGCTAGTGCCTGAGATAAAGGCAAAAGTAGAGGCTATATACTCACCAAAAATAGCTCCAGATGAGTACAAAAACGAATTTGAGATCATCAAAAAAGCAGCTCATAATTTAAAACCGTGCGAGAGCTTTGATGAGTTTAAAAAAGAGCTTATGAGCGCTACAAATTTAAAAGGCAAAAACTTTTTCATGCCGCTACGTGCGCTGCTTACAAACGACCTTCACGGCCCTGAGCTTAGCGAGCTCTATCCACTCATCAAAGATGATCTAGCAAAAATTTTAATCTAG
- a CDS encoding YggT family protein, which translates to MILSTLFSAIANILHLIITVYTWVIIAAALISWVRPDPSSPVVQLLYRLTEPVYSFIRRYIKTNFSGIDFTPLIVLLALQFLDQFLIRLLFGFAASL; encoded by the coding sequence ATGATACTTTCCACTCTATTTTCAGCGATTGCAAACATTTTGCACCTTATTATCACGGTCTATACTTGGGTCATCATCGCAGCAGCTCTGATTAGCTGGGTCAGGCCAGATCCTAGCTCGCCGGTCGTGCAGCTACTTTATAGGCTAACTGAGCCGGTTTATAGCTTTATTAGACGCTATATAAAAACAAATTTTAGTGGTATTGACTTTACTCCGCTTATAGTACTTTTAGCGCTTCAATTTTTAGATCAATTTTTAATAAGGCTTTTGTTTGGTTTTGCTGCGTCACTTTAG
- a CDS encoding lytic transglycosylase domain-containing protein, translated as MVLLRHFSIFSLACVALLGKIYTYEELKKEPKSLAKDYYINRLINEGSYTKEQIADLSRDVFRKAGLVQKSIDKILPPKVAPSKCPGVNAKNITQANLTCQNLLTTIAFSLKLDNHAREILAANLAKTNPEKSKILLALNETNPAKAFANLNDTKSFLELFNASSPQNKSILFSESFDANFMTKLYSQKGFTNLLNDIVFNKKYEGFRRNLLSIDPAITEKNDAFTLGLNAILLGQDDIAFSLFARAKSTFERAWQRDNATFWQYQISKNESFLKELGASKDANIYSLYARDLIGGEPLEVIVPRPSKQNIENFDVSDPFLWNKTAALAKDMNATQASEFAKKFYTNESIGAYAYFMQKANGWGKQYFLMPSSPELDGISNERKSMIYALARQESLFIPSVVSTSYALGMMQFMPFLANAIGKKELKIPNFDQDDLFKTDIAFKFANHHLNYLDKFLYHPLFTAYAYNGGIGFTKKLITRDDMFKEGKFEPFLSIELVPVAETRNYGKKVLANYVIYMALTGSNIKISQLFENLTKPALTDKFRN; from the coding sequence TTGGTTTTGCTGCGTCACTTTAGTATTTTCTCTCTTGCCTGTGTTGCTCTTTTGGGTAAAATTTACACCTACGAAGAGCTAAAAAAAGAGCCAAAAAGCCTAGCAAAAGACTACTACATCAACCGTCTTATTAACGAGGGCAGCTATACAAAAGAGCAGATCGCAGATCTTTCGCGTGATGTGTTTAGAAAAGCAGGCCTTGTTCAAAAATCAATCGATAAAATTTTACCTCCAAAAGTAGCTCCTAGCAAATGTCCTGGTGTAAATGCAAAAAATATCACCCAGGCAAATCTAACCTGCCAAAATTTGCTAACAACTATTGCTTTTAGCCTAAAGCTTGATAATCACGCTCGTGAAATTTTGGCAGCTAATCTTGCAAAGACAAATCCAGAAAAATCAAAAATTTTACTCGCATTAAATGAAACAAATCCGGCTAAAGCTTTTGCAAATTTAAACGATACAAAGAGCTTTTTAGAGCTATTTAACGCCTCTAGCCCGCAAAATAAAAGTATACTTTTTAGCGAAAGTTTTGATGCAAATTTCATGACCAAGCTCTACTCACAAAAGGGCTTTACAAATTTATTAAACGATATTGTTTTTAATAAAAAATATGAAGGCTTTAGGAGAAATTTGCTAAGCATCGATCCAGCCATCACTGAGAAAAATGACGCTTTTACACTTGGATTAAATGCGATTCTGCTAGGACAAGACGATATCGCTTTTAGTCTTTTTGCAAGGGCCAAGAGTACATTTGAAAGGGCGTGGCAAAGAGATAATGCGACCTTTTGGCAGTACCAGATAAGTAAAAACGAAAGCTTTTTAAAAGAGCTAGGTGCCAGCAAGGATGCAAATATCTACTCGCTTTACGCAAGAGATTTGATCGGTGGCGAACCACTTGAAGTCATCGTGCCAAGGCCTAGTAAGCAAAATATCGAAAATTTTGACGTGAGCGATCCGTTTTTATGGAACAAAACTGCAGCCCTTGCAAAAGATATGAATGCCACGCAAGCAAGCGAATTTGCGAAGAAATTTTATACAAACGAAAGCATCGGCGCCTATGCATACTTCATGCAAAAGGCGAATGGCTGGGGGAAGCAATACTTCTTGATGCCAAGTTCTCCTGAGCTTGATGGCATCAGCAACGAGAGAAAATCGATGATCTATGCTCTAGCTAGACAAGAGAGTCTCTTTATCCCAAGCGTAGTTTCTACTTCATACGCCCTTGGTATGATGCAGTTTATGCCATTTCTCGCAAATGCGATCGGTAAAAAAGAGCTAAAAATCCCAAATTTTGACCAAGACGATCTTTTTAAAACAGATATTGCATTTAAATTTGCAAATCACCACCTAAACTATCTTGATAAATTTCTCTACCATCCTCTCTTTACCGCATACGCATATAATGGAGGTATCGGCTTTACTAAAAAGCTTATCACAAGAGATGATATGTTTAAAGAGGGGAAATTTGAGCCGTTTTTATCGATCGAGCTTGTCCCAGTCGCAGAGACTAGAAACTACGGCAAAAAGGTGCTTGCAAACTACGTGATCTATATGGCGCTTACTGGTTCCAATATAAAGATTTCGCAACTTTTCGAAAATTTAACAAAACCGGCTTTGACTGATAAATTTCGAAACTAA
- the mobB gene encoding molybdopterin-guanine dinucleotide biosynthesis protein B: protein MKRLAIAFSGPSNSGKTTLILKVAKKFIDDGLKVAIVKHDPGDKAKFDVEGKDSFRFSQTGADVVVMSPTRTTYFSQKPQEINDVIKMLGEFDMLLVEGLKTLPLPRLSVFKDEIDEKYLSFSDAIATYKKQIPYEIKNINLDDIDAICAWIIKNAKAV from the coding sequence ATGAAAAGACTTGCTATCGCTTTTTCTGGCCCTTCAAATAGCGGAAAAACGACTCTTATTTTAAAGGTAGCAAAAAAATTTATAGATGATGGTTTGAAAGTCGCGATAGTAAAGCATGATCCAGGCGACAAGGCCAAATTTGATGTTGAAGGCAAGGATAGCTTTAGATTTTCTCAAACTGGAGCAGATGTGGTGGTGATGAGTCCGACTAGAACAACTTATTTTTCACAAAAACCACAAGAAATTAACGATGTCATTAAAATGCTAGGCGAGTTTGATATGCTCTTAGTTGAGGGTTTAAAGACGCTTCCACTACCAAGGTTAAGTGTTTTTAAAGATGAAATAGATGAAAAATATCTTAGCTTTTCAGATGCGATCGCAACATACAAAAAACAAATTCCTTACGAGATAAAAAATATAAATTTAGACGATATAGACGCTATTTGTGCGTGGATAATCAAAAATGCAAAGGCTGTATAA
- a CDS encoding class 1 fructose-bisphosphatase gives MQELNQIFNTIKEIAKEISEVIKYADLGYTTHENATGDTQLKLDVKSDEIITAKFKELSCVKALISEEKEDELEINKNAKFIIAYDPLDGSSLVDVNFAVGSIFGIYENEVKPENLIAAAYSIYGPRLELVITEKKGALPKFYRLGKDGEFKFVKELELKEKGKLNATGATQKGWSQTHRNFINELFNEGYRLRYSGAMVSDLHQILLKGGGLFSYPATSDHPNGKLRVVFEVLPFAFIYENAKGATTNGKNRTLFDIKIEKIHQTTPCFFGSRDEISLLHKFYEQK, from the coding sequence ATGCAAGAATTAAACCAAATTTTTAACACCATAAAAGAGATCGCAAAAGAGATAAGCGAAGTGATAAAATATGCCGATCTTGGCTACACAACTCACGAAAATGCAACCGGAGACACACAGCTAAAGCTTGACGTAAAGAGCGACGAGATCATCACAGCTAAATTTAAGGAGCTTTCCTGCGTAAAAGCGCTAATTAGCGAAGAGAAAGAGGACGAGCTTGAGATAAATAAAAATGCTAAATTTATAATCGCTTACGATCCACTTGATGGCTCAAGCTTAGTTGATGTAAATTTTGCCGTTGGCTCGATCTTTGGTATCTACGAAAATGAAGTAAAGCCAGAAAATTTAATAGCCGCAGCTTACAGCATATATGGCCCAAGACTTGAGCTTGTAATTACTGAGAAAAAGGGCGCTTTGCCTAAATTTTATAGGCTTGGCAAAGATGGCGAGTTTAAATTTGTAAAAGAGCTTGAGCTAAAAGAAAAAGGCAAGCTAAACGCCACAGGAGCCACACAAAAAGGCTGGAGCCAAACGCATAGAAATTTTATAAATGAGCTATTTAACGAGGGCTACAGGCTAAGATACTCAGGTGCGATGGTGAGCGATCTGCATCAAATTTTACTAAAAGGTGGCGGTCTTTTTAGCTACCCAGCAACGAGCGATCATCCAAACGGCAAACTAAGAGTAGTCTTTGAAGTGTTGCCATTTGCCTTCATATATGAAAACGCAAAGGGCGCAACGACAAACGGCAAAAACCGAACGCTTTTTGATATAAAAATAGAAAAAATTCACCAAACAACGCCATGCTTTTTTGGCTCACGTGATGAAATTTCTCTTTTACATAAATTTTACGAGCAAAAATAA
- the metG gene encoding methionine--tRNA ligase has protein sequence MKEKAYITTPIYYVNDVPHIGHAYTTIIADTLARFNRLQGKETYFMTGTDEHGQKIEQAARARGKTPKEYADEISAKFRSLWDEFEISYDHFIRTTDEEHKQTVQNVFEKMQANGDIYKGEYEGFYCVSCETFFNQRDLLEDNHCPDCGRVTSLVKEESYFFKLSKYEDALLKWYENDELCVIPKGKKNEVVSFVKGGLKDLSVTRTSFDWGIKLPKSANDEKHVMYVWLDALINYLTTLGYSRDDARMDLWPYTTHIVGKDILRFHAVYWPAFLMSLGLPLPKHVAAHGWWTINGEKMSKSKGNVINPREVANAYGLENFRYFLLREVPFGQDGDYSQKALIERINSELGNGLGNLLSRIVGMSAKYSDYKIDSKDVLKFHKAELDEAKGCLDEAIKNLENLATNRYLEDLWKVVTLANAAVAKYEPWSLIKAGKTDEANALVALCANLLAKVAILLSPAMPKTCAKIADTLGFSIDTASYESLVLKNEISNFVAKATEPLFPRIEKELMSEANEPKVEAKAEPKEEKKEDEIISIDDFAKVVIKVGEVLECERVEGSEKLLKFKIDLGEGQPRQILSGIAKYYEPSSLIGKQVCVLANLKERTMMKKYVSQGMILSASDGSLTLLGTQGKVKNGAIVG, from the coding sequence ATGAAAGAAAAAGCTTATATAACGACCCCAATATACTATGTAAACGACGTGCCACACATCGGCCATGCCTACACGACTATCATCGCTGATACGCTTGCTAGATTTAACCGCTTGCAAGGCAAAGAGACCTACTTTATGACGGGCACAGACGAGCACGGACAAAAGATCGAGCAGGCAGCTCGTGCTAGAGGCAAGACTCCAAAAGAATATGCTGACGAGATCAGTGCGAAATTTAGGTCACTTTGGGATGAGTTTGAGATAAGCTACGATCATTTTATAAGAACGACCGACGAAGAGCATAAACAAACCGTACAAAATGTCTTTGAAAAGATGCAAGCAAATGGCGACATTTACAAAGGTGAATATGAGGGATTTTACTGCGTTAGCTGCGAGACATTTTTCAATCAAAGAGACCTGCTAGAAGACAATCACTGTCCAGACTGCGGCCGCGTGACGTCTTTGGTCAAAGAAGAGAGCTACTTTTTCAAGCTTTCAAAATATGAAGACGCGCTTTTAAAATGGTATGAAAATGACGAGCTTTGCGTCATCCCAAAAGGTAAGAAAAACGAGGTCGTAAGCTTTGTAAAAGGTGGACTAAAAGATCTTTCAGTAACAAGAACGAGCTTTGACTGGGGCATAAAGCTACCAAAGAGCGCAAACGATGAAAAGCACGTTATGTACGTCTGGCTTGACGCGCTTATAAACTACCTAACAACACTAGGATATTCAAGAGATGACGCTAGAATGGATCTTTGGCCATATACTACTCACATCGTTGGCAAAGATATTTTACGCTTTCACGCAGTTTACTGGCCGGCATTTTTGATGAGTCTTGGATTGCCATTACCAAAACATGTAGCAGCGCATGGCTGGTGGACCATAAATGGCGAAAAGATGAGCAAAAGTAAGGGTAATGTTATAAACCCAAGAGAGGTTGCAAATGCTTACGGACTTGAAAATTTCAGATACTTTTTGCTTAGAGAGGTGCCGTTTGGGCAAGATGGCGATTACAGCCAAAAGGCTTTGATTGAGCGTATAAACTCAGAACTTGGCAACGGACTTGGCAACCTGCTAAGCCGCATTGTTGGCATGAGTGCAAAGTATAGCGACTATAAAATCGACTCAAAAGATGTACTCAAATTTCATAAAGCCGAGCTTGATGAGGCGAAGGGCTGCCTTGATGAGGCTATTAAAAATTTAGAAAATTTAGCGACAAACCGCTATTTAGAGGATCTTTGGAAAGTCGTAACGCTTGCAAATGCAGCCGTTGCGAAGTATGAGCCATGGTCGCTTATCAAAGCTGGCAAAACTGACGAGGCAAACGCGCTTGTAGCACTTTGTGCGAATTTGCTAGCAAAAGTGGCGATACTGCTTAGTCCAGCCATGCCAAAAACTTGTGCTAAGATAGCTGACACGCTTGGCTTTAGCATAGATACGGCATCTTATGAAAGTCTTGTTTTGAAAAATGAAATTTCAAATTTTGTAGCAAAAGCTACCGAGCCGCTATTTCCAAGGATAGAAAAAGAGCTAATGAGCGAGGCAAATGAGCCAAAGGTTGAGGCAAAAGCTGAGCCAAAAGAGGAGAAAAAAGAGGACGAAATCATTAGCATTGATGACTTTGCAAAGGTAGTGATAAAAGTAGGCGAAGTGCTAGAGTGCGAGAGAGTCGAGGGTAGTGAGAAACTGCTTAAATTTAAGATAGATCTTGGCGAGGGGCAGCCGCGTCAAATTCTTTCTGGAATCGCCAAATACTACGAGCCTAGCTCACTTATTGGCAAACAAGTTTGCGTTTTAGCAAATTTAAAAGAGCGAACGATGATGAAAAAATATGTCTCACAAGGCATGATCCTAAGCGCATCTGATGGCTCGCTAACGCTTCTTGGTACGCAAGGCAAAGTTAAAAATGGTGCGATCGTTGGCTAA
- the ybeY gene encoding rRNA maturation RNase YbeY, protein MILCEESYPKILDEICEYLTLGEIELVFVNKEEMRELNKTERGIDKTTDVLSFPLELVIHAPLGSIVINKDMVKEKATELNHSEEAETALLFTHGLLHILGFDHEKDDGEMREKECEVIKKFELPKSLIVRSEDVRLIDLINNKNLKE, encoded by the coding sequence ATGATACTTTGCGAAGAGAGCTATCCAAAAATTTTAGATGAAATTTGTGAATATTTGACGCTAGGAGAAATCGAGCTAGTTTTTGTCAATAAGGAAGAAATGAGAGAACTAAATAAAACTGAGCGAGGCATTGATAAAACGACAGATGTTTTAAGCTTTCCGCTTGAACTTGTCATTCACGCCCCACTTGGCTCAATCGTTATAAACAAAGATATGGTAAAAGAGAAAGCCACTGAGCTAAATCATAGTGAAGAGGCCGAAACCGCACTACTTTTTACACATGGATTACTTCATATCTTGGGATTTGATCATGAAAAAGATGATGGCGAAATGAGAGAAAAAGAGTGCGAGGTTATCAAGAAATTTGAGCTGCCTAAAAGTCTAATCGTAAGAAGTGAGGATGTTAGGCTAATTGATCTTATAAATAATAAAAATTTAAAAGAGTAG